The Leclercia sp. S52 genome has a segment encoding these proteins:
- the selA gene encoding L-seryl-tRNA(Sec) selenium transferase, which yields MTTQHALYSQLPATDRLLRDARLTSVIARFGHSRTVETLRLLQDEARAGIRADNCLPGWCDDWAQEAEKRLARDNAPGLRPVINLTGTVLHTNLGRALLAGEAVAAVTQAMQMPVTLEYDLDGAGRGHRDRPLAALLCQLTGAEDACIVNNNAAAVLLMLAATASGKEVVVSRGELVEIGGAFRIPDVMTQAGCQLREVGTTNRTHERDYAAAINDNTALLMKVHTSNYHIEGFTRAVDEADLVRIGQERDVPVVVDLGSGSLVDLSRYGLPKEPMPQALIAAGVSLVSFSGDKLLGGPQAGIIVGKRDLIARLQQHPLKRALRADKMTLAALEATLRLYLHPETLAERLPTLRLLSRDAAAIHHQGERLQALVAPHYPDFEVRVEDCLSQPGSGSLPVDRLPGAALTFTPRDGRGAQLEALALRWRSLPVPVLGRIKDGRLWLDLRCLEDEAQFLEMLLK from the coding sequence ATGACTACTCAGCACGCTCTCTATAGCCAACTTCCCGCGACCGATCGTCTGCTTCGCGATGCCCGTCTTACTTCCGTTATTGCCCGCTTTGGTCACAGCCGAACGGTAGAGACTTTACGCCTGTTGCAGGACGAAGCCCGCGCCGGGATCCGCGCCGACAACTGCCTCCCGGGCTGGTGCGACGACTGGGCGCAGGAGGCCGAAAAACGGCTGGCGAGGGATAACGCCCCGGGCCTGCGCCCGGTCATCAACCTGACGGGCACGGTATTGCACACCAATCTCGGGCGCGCGCTGCTGGCCGGGGAGGCGGTGGCCGCGGTTACTCAGGCGATGCAGATGCCGGTCACGCTGGAGTACGATCTCGACGGCGCCGGACGCGGCCACCGCGACCGGCCGCTGGCGGCGCTGCTGTGTCAGCTTACCGGCGCGGAAGATGCCTGCATTGTGAATAACAATGCCGCGGCGGTGCTGCTGATGCTGGCCGCCACCGCCAGCGGTAAAGAAGTCGTGGTTTCCCGGGGTGAGCTGGTGGAGATCGGCGGGGCGTTTCGCATCCCGGACGTAATGACCCAGGCCGGGTGCCAGCTGCGGGAAGTGGGCACCACCAACCGTACCCACGAGCGGGACTACGCGGCGGCCATCAATGACAACACCGCCCTGCTGATGAAGGTGCATACCAGCAATTACCATATTGAAGGCTTCACCCGTGCCGTTGACGAGGCGGATCTGGTGCGCATCGGGCAGGAGAGGGACGTGCCAGTGGTGGTCGATCTGGGCAGCGGTTCGCTGGTGGATCTCAGTCGCTATGGCCTGCCGAAAGAGCCGATGCCGCAGGCGTTAATTGCCGCTGGCGTCAGCCTGGTGAGCTTCTCGGGTGACAAGCTGCTGGGCGGCCCGCAGGCCGGGATCATCGTCGGCAAGCGCGACCTGATTGCCAGATTGCAACAGCACCCACTGAAACGCGCCCTGCGCGCGGATAAAATGACCCTCGCCGCGCTGGAGGCCACCTTGCGCCTCTATCTCCACCCGGAGACGCTGGCCGAACGCTTGCCGACGTTGCGCCTGTTGAGCCGCGACGCCGCCGCGATCCATCATCAGGGGGAGCGGTTGCAGGCCCTGGTCGCGCCGCACTACCCTGATTTTGAGGTTCGCGTGGAAGATTGCCTGTCACAGCCGGGCAGTGGATCGCTGCCGGTGGATCGCCTGCCGGGCGCGGCCCTGACCTTTACCCCGCGCGACGGACGCGGTGCGCAGCTGGAGGCGCTGGCGTTACGCTGGCGATCCCTGCCGGTGCCGGTGCTTGGCCGGATAAAAGACGGACGTCTGTGGCTGGATTTACGCTGTCTGGAAGATGAAGCACAGTTTCTGGAGATGTTGTTGAAATGA
- the selB gene encoding selenocysteine-specific translation elongation factor, which yields MIIATAGHVDHGKTTLLQAITGVNADRLPEEKKRGMTIDLGYAYWPQPDGRVLGFIDVPGHEKFLSNMLAGVGGIDHALLVVACDDGVMAQTREHLQILQLTGNPQLTVALTKADRVDDARVEAVRDEVLATLRDFGFADATLFVTVATEGRGIDALRDHLQQLPARAHADHHRFRLAIDRAFTVKGAGLVVTGTALSGEVRVGDSLWLTGVNKPVRIRGLHAQNQPVEQAHAGQRIALNLVGDTEKAELNRGDWLLADAPPEPTTRVIVTLQGDVPLAQWQPLHIHHAASHVTGRVSLLEGALAELVFDTPLWLADNDRLVLRDIAARVTLAGARVVTLNPPRRGKRKPEYLHWLATLAPAADDRAALLAHLERGAVNLDAFGWARQLSREGLRQLTQQPEFIQAGSSLLNTAVAARWQRKILEVLATYHQQHQDEPGPGRERLRRMALPMEDEALVLLLIERMRESGELHSYHGWLHLPDHKAGFTPAQQAVWEKADALFGDEPWWVRDLARETATDEQTMRQVLKHAAQQGLITAIVKDRYYRHDRIVTFANLIRELDQERGSTCAADFRDRLNVGRKLAIQILEYFNRIGFTRRRGNDHLLRDALLFADEGQQR from the coding sequence ATGATTATTGCCACCGCCGGGCATGTTGACCACGGCAAAACCACCCTGCTGCAGGCGATCACCGGCGTCAACGCCGACCGCCTGCCGGAAGAGAAAAAGCGCGGCATGACCATCGATCTGGGTTATGCCTACTGGCCCCAGCCGGATGGCCGGGTGCTGGGATTTATCGACGTGCCGGGACACGAAAAGTTTTTGTCCAACATGCTGGCCGGTGTCGGTGGGATTGACCACGCCCTGCTGGTGGTGGCCTGCGATGACGGGGTGATGGCGCAGACGCGCGAGCACCTGCAGATCCTCCAGCTGACCGGTAACCCGCAGCTAACGGTGGCCCTGACCAAAGCCGATCGCGTCGACGACGCCCGGGTGGAGGCAGTGCGCGACGAAGTGCTGGCCACCCTGCGCGACTTTGGCTTTGCCGACGCGACGCTGTTTGTCACCGTTGCCACCGAGGGGCGGGGCATTGATGCCCTGCGCGATCACCTGCAACAGCTCCCGGCCCGCGCCCATGCGGATCACCACCGCTTCCGCCTGGCTATCGATCGCGCTTTTACCGTGAAAGGGGCCGGTCTGGTCGTCACCGGTACGGCGCTGTCGGGCGAAGTGCGGGTAGGCGACAGCCTGTGGCTGACCGGAGTCAACAAACCGGTGCGTATCCGTGGCCTGCACGCGCAAAACCAGCCTGTTGAACAGGCTCACGCCGGACAGCGCATTGCCCTGAACCTGGTGGGCGACACGGAAAAAGCGGAGCTGAACCGCGGGGACTGGCTGCTGGCCGACGCGCCGCCGGAGCCGACCACGCGTGTGATAGTCACCCTGCAAGGCGATGTGCCGCTGGCGCAGTGGCAGCCGCTGCATATTCACCATGCCGCCAGCCACGTCACCGGCCGCGTCTCGCTGCTGGAGGGGGCGCTGGCGGAATTGGTCTTCGATACCCCGCTGTGGCTGGCCGACAACGATCGGCTGGTGCTGCGCGATATCGCTGCCCGCGTCACCCTCGCCGGGGCGCGGGTCGTCACTCTCAATCCGCCGCGTCGCGGAAAGCGCAAGCCGGAGTACCTGCACTGGCTGGCGACGCTGGCACCGGCTGCGGATGACCGCGCCGCCCTGCTGGCGCATCTTGAGCGCGGGGCGGTAAACCTGGATGCGTTCGGCTGGGCACGCCAGCTTAGCAGGGAAGGGCTGCGTCAGTTGACCCAACAGCCTGAGTTTATCCAGGCCGGTTCCAGCCTGTTAAACACCGCTGTCGCGGCGCGCTGGCAGCGTAAGATTCTGGAGGTGCTGGCGACCTATCATCAGCAGCATCAGGATGAACCCGGTCCGGGCCGCGAGCGCCTGCGGCGCATGGCCCTGCCGATGGAGGATGAGGCTCTGGTCCTGCTGCTGATCGAGCGGATGCGTGAGAGCGGGGAGCTGCACAGCTACCACGGCTGGCTGCACCTGCCGGATCACAAAGCGGGCTTTACCCCGGCGCAGCAGGCCGTCTGGGAAAAAGCGGACGCGCTCTTTGGCGACGAACCCTGGTGGGTGCGCGACCTGGCCCGTGAAACCGCCACCGACGAGCAGACCATGCGGCAGGTGCTGAAGCATGCGGCGCAGCAGGGGTTGATTACCGCCATCGTCAAAGATCGTTATTACCGCCACGATCGGATTGTCACCTTTGCCAACCTGATCCGTGAGCTGGACCAGGAGCGCGGCTCCACCTGCGCGGCGGATTTCCGCGACCGGCTGAACGTCGGGCGTAAGCTGGCGATCCAGATCCTTGAGTACTTCAACCGCATTGGCTTTACCCGCCGCCGCGGTAACGATCACCTCCTGCGGGATGCGCTGCTCTTTGCCGATGAGGGGCAGCAGCGTTAA
- a CDS encoding ROK family protein, producing the protein MRLFIGFDVGGTHIKHGVIDEDGNELATDQFDTPEDEESFKQRWREVVEAYQKEHEITAIGVSIPGHINTHTGDAAKAGALEYLDNVNLYALFAELTDLPLVADNDASCAALGERWRGAGRDYENFVCMTLGTGIGGGIVLGGDLYRGSHYRAGEFGVIPVGKHGEGMHEVASAKGLMETCRRALGVSGEDMPKGEELFERMENDLHLREAVEEWALFLARGVYSVISMFDPQVVLIGGGISEQEKIYTLLDKHLQTFEEWDSLQVPILPCQLGNQAGRLGAVWLAKQKFASKKD; encoded by the coding sequence ATGCGGCTTTTTATCGGCTTCGACGTGGGCGGAACCCACATTAAACACGGCGTGATTGACGAGGACGGAAACGAACTCGCCACCGATCAATTTGATACGCCGGAGGATGAAGAGAGCTTTAAGCAGCGGTGGCGCGAGGTGGTCGAAGCGTACCAGAAAGAACATGAGATTACGGCGATCGGCGTGAGCATCCCCGGCCACATTAATACCCATACCGGCGACGCCGCAAAGGCGGGCGCGCTGGAGTACCTGGACAACGTCAACCTGTACGCGCTCTTCGCGGAGCTGACCGACCTGCCGCTGGTGGCCGACAATGACGCCAGCTGTGCCGCCCTCGGCGAACGCTGGCGCGGCGCCGGGCGGGACTATGAGAATTTTGTCTGCATGACCCTCGGCACCGGGATCGGCGGCGGCATTGTGCTGGGGGGCGATCTTTATCGCGGCTCGCACTACCGCGCCGGGGAATTCGGGGTCATCCCGGTCGGCAAACACGGCGAAGGGATGCATGAGGTGGCCTCTGCCAAAGGGCTGATGGAGACCTGCCGCCGGGCGCTGGGGGTGTCCGGAGAGGATATGCCGAAAGGCGAAGAGCTGTTCGAGCGAATGGAGAACGATCTGCACCTGCGCGAAGCCGTAGAGGAGTGGGCCCTGTTTCTGGCCCGCGGGGTCTATAGCGTCATCTCAATGTTCGACCCACAGGTGGTGCTGATCGGCGGCGGCATCAGCGAGCAGGAGAAAATCTATACGCTGCTCGACAAACACCTGCAAACCTTTGAAGAGTGGGACTCGCTGCAGGTGCCCATCCTGCCCTGCCAGCTGGGTAACCAAGCGGGCAGGCTGGGCGCCGTATGGCTGGCGAAACAGAAGTTCGCCAGCAAGAAGGATTAA